One window from the genome of Streptomyces sp. NBC_00287 encodes:
- a CDS encoding LacI family DNA-binding transcriptional regulator, whose product MTRRLAEVAKKVGVSEATVSRVLNGKPGVSEVTRQAVLSALDVLGYERPTQLRGERARLVGLVLPELQNPIFPAFAEVIGGALAQLGLTPVLCTQTKGGVSEADYVELLLQQQVSGVVFAGGLYAQADAPHDHYRQLADRNIPVVLVNASFADLGFPGVSCDDAVAVEQAWRHLASLGHERIGLVLGPQDHVPSARKLAAARAVGELPDEHVARAMFSIEGGHAAASRLIDRGVTGIICASDPLALGAIRAARRKGLEVPGQVSVVGYDDSAFMNCTEPPLTTVRQPIEAMGRAAVELLNAQIGGGSVTPEELLFEPELVVRGSTAQARRS is encoded by the coding sequence ATGACGCGACGACTTGCTGAGGTGGCGAAGAAGGTCGGGGTCAGCGAGGCCACGGTCAGCCGGGTGCTCAACGGCAAGCCCGGAGTCTCCGAGGTCACCCGGCAGGCGGTGCTGTCCGCCCTGGACGTGCTCGGCTACGAGCGGCCCACGCAACTGCGCGGTGAGCGCGCCCGGCTCGTGGGCCTCGTGCTGCCCGAGCTGCAGAACCCGATCTTCCCGGCGTTCGCCGAGGTGATCGGCGGCGCGCTCGCCCAGCTCGGTCTGACTCCGGTGCTGTGCACCCAGACCAAGGGCGGCGTCTCAGAAGCGGACTACGTGGAACTGCTGCTCCAGCAGCAGGTCTCGGGTGTCGTCTTCGCCGGCGGCCTGTACGCCCAGGCCGACGCCCCGCACGACCACTACCGGCAGCTCGCGGACCGCAACATCCCGGTCGTCCTCGTCAACGCGTCCTTCGCCGACCTGGGCTTTCCCGGCGTGTCCTGCGACGACGCGGTGGCCGTCGAGCAGGCCTGGCGCCATCTCGCCTCCCTCGGCCACGAGCGCATCGGGCTGGTGCTGGGGCCGCAGGACCATGTGCCGTCGGCTCGGAAGCTGGCCGCGGCGCGGGCCGTGGGGGAGCTGCCCGATGAGCATGTCGCACGGGCCATGTTCTCCATCGAGGGCGGTCACGCGGCGGCCTCCCGGCTGATCGACCGCGGGGTCACCGGCATCATCTGCGCCAGCGATCCGCTCGCCCTCGGTGCCATCAGAGCCGCCCGCCGCAAGGGACTTGAGGTGCCGGGGCAGGTGTCGGTCGTCGGCTACGACGACTCCGCGTTCATGAACTGCACGGAACCCCCGCTGACCACCGTCCGCCAGCCCATCGAGGCCATGGGCAGGGCGGCCGTGGAACTGCTGAACGCGCAGATCGGCGGCGGTTCCGTGACCCCCGAGGAGTTGCTCTTCGAGCCCGAGCTGGTGGTCCGGGGGTCCACGGCACAAGCCCGTCGTAGCTGA